CCGATCCGTTCTGAGACCAGACCCTACCGTCTGGCCAGATGTTCAGAAATAGATATTTAGCAGGTTTCGCGTCGTAGTGGAAGTTACCCTGAAGGATTAAATCGTAAAACATTTTGTGGGAACCATCATCATAGTCGATGCGTGCTTTTATCACCGTGGGGTGACTATCTCCGTAGTGTATTCCTACGTTAGTAGAGGAGTGTATCACTGTTTGTGGAACTTGCTTAAGGCTTATATTATGAGGTTGTGGAGAAGTCGGCTGAGCGCATCCAGAAAGCGTACAAAGAACGGCTACACATACTATCCATTTTCCAAATTCGCTCACTATGTATACCACCTTACTAAGACAGCATCACGGATTAGCTAGTTTTTCATTATCTTAAATCCAGACATTCACCATGAAAACATTTGCGCAATAAAACGAAGGCCCCGACAGTCGAGACATGCGGGGACGAACGACAGGAAGGGGGGCTTATACGTTGTTGCGCAAAACGGTGATAAAGCCATCTAATATGTCATGGCTAACCATGAAGCCTTTTCGTTTGTAAAACTCCAACGCGTTGTCATTGCCGTTTGAAACAAAGATAAAATAATCCTCGATATCGTCAAATTGTTTCAACCACTGCATCGACATATCGAACAATACTGACCCGATGCCACTTTGCCTGTACGCTTCTCGAATGTAAAACTGGGATAAACAACCTACGTTGTCTCTACGTACGGAAGACAGGTCAAAAAAAGTCGCAAAATCATTTGAATACGCTTCTTTGGGAGAGACGTTAGAGTACACGTAGCCAACTATCTCATCATCATCTCTAACAACGACCGTATAATTGTGTAATGCACTTTTCATAGAAGGTACCATTCGTGTGTCAAAATTCATGCTGTCGAATAACTCTGGCTTAATGTAGGCCTTTGACTTCTGAAAGACCATGAGTTCATTGCACAAATCTCTACAGTATTCAATTTTTTCATTAGGTAAAATTTCATACTTGATATTCATGTATTTCACGTCCTTATTCCAGTTCGCCGCAGGATATAGTTGTACCTGTATCATACTAGTATGAGCTTCTATTGAGTAGTAGAAATGGTTTGAGGAAAGGGTTAGCCGGGGGACCCCCGCCCAGCTAAGGCTAAAAGGAACAACTGACCGCTATCCACCTGCAGTAGGCTGCACGAGGGCACGCAAGGGACTGGAATTCCGTAATATTAGGGTTTGGACGGCGTCTTGGTCGCGCCAAGTGTGATAGGGGAACGTTGGTCCCCAGTCCACCGGTTATGTTGTTCACGTAGGACTATGATGGCCTTAACCTAAAGCCGCACTCTTTGTTTCGGCTAAGCGACTCCGTGACCCTTGGGGCAGGAACAGACTACCCATCACCCCGACCGCGGAAAAAACGGTTGGCAGGAGGAAGGCCAGGCCATAAGCGTGACGCAGAGCTTGAGGGCTGGCGCCAGTAGCGCCTCCGAGTGCATCGATGGCGGCTCCGAACAGGACTGGCAACAACACCGCACTGAGAAATCCACCCGTGTTTGCGAAGCCTGAAGTGACGCCGGAGCGTTCCGTTGGGACGTGATCGCGGATGGTGGCAAACGTCAATAGGCTGCTTCCGCAACCAAATCCGACGATAAACATCACGATCCCCGACACCAGGAGCGGTGGCTTGCCTTCAAAGAGAACGACAGATAACCAAGCGATGGTACCTATCACCTGTGTAATTAGGTATGGTCGCTTCCGGTCACGCAATTTATCGCTCAACCACCCCATCAGTGGGCTAGCGACGAGTGCACCGATGAACGCGATCAGCGTAAACCATGCGGCCTCCGCGCGCGCTACTCCGTAGACTTCCATAAAGTATGGGACAACCCACATGCTGACCATGGCCAAATACGTACCCATCGCCCCAAAGTGGCAGCAGAAGGTCGCCCACGCAATCCGGTCCCGAACCACATCTCCAAGTAACCGCCTCACTGGCAGGCGTTCCACACGAATGTTACCGGCGAGCTCAACGGCTGCCCTGCGTGCCGGTCCTGCACCAATGAGAACGACAAAGTTGAGCACGCCTGCCACGACTAAAAGAAATCCGATCACGGTGAAGGGAAGATGCCACCCCTCGTAAGCAATCCATGCGGCAAGTGGGATGCTGGTCACTAATGCACCTAGGTTGCCCGCTGTGTTGACTACTGCGAGCACCGCTGCGAAGCGTCCCTTGGCAAACCACTTGGCGAGAATAAGGACAATGTTTACCCAGATGAGGGAATCGCCCAGACCGACAATGGCGCGGCCAAGGAGCAGCCAACCAAAACTGTGAGCAGACGCAAACACCAGAGTTCCGACACCGTCGAATAGGACGCCAGTCGTCAGCATCCGCTCGGGCCCGGACTTGTCCCCATACAGCCCTATCGGGATTTGCAGTAGCATGTATAGGAGATACTGTATACTTGTGATCGTTCCGAGAATGGCTGCCGAAACATGGAATTCAGCCTGAAGTTGATCGGTGATCACGCCAGGGCCGGTTCGCTGGGTGAAGACTAAGAGATACGACACACCGATGCTTGCCAAGACCAACCAACGCCACGGCGTTGTAAACGAAGTTTCCACTTTCGACTCTTCCATTCCTTGATTCCTCACAGATATTGGATTCAATGTGACGACATATGACTTTAGTACAGTGAAGGAAAAATGTCAAAATCACTGATTGTGACGGGGTGACACAATACAATAATGGAACGAAATGGAACACCTGATTGTTCCATTTCGCTTCTGTAAAATCGAATTTATCGCTACAATAATCGAATCAGCAAATACACACGCAAGGCGGTATACATTTTGGCCCACATGGTATTACGAGACTTTTTTATTAATTTTTGCATATTATGTACCGGGATTTTTCTCCTCTATCTGCTCTTCCGAAAAATTAGGCATCGGGTCAATTCCTCGTCAGTGTCATTCAAGCTGGCAACGGGCCTCGCACAAGGGTTATTCGGTGTTCTTCTCATGCAATTCGGAATTCAATTTTCCAAAACCGTTCTCATCGACTTAAGAAGCATTCCCATTATGATCGCCGCGCAAGTTGGAGGTCCCATTCCCTCCATTGTGGCTGCTGTCGTGATCACTGTGTTTCGCTTTGCGTCATACCCGTATTCCACTTCTGCACTTGTCAACGCGGCTATCGTACTCATTGCCGGGGTCTCATTCGGGTGGGTAGCACGAGCCAGCATCAGGCGGCAACATAAATGGTGGACCATGGCAGCCATTTTTTCTGTTTTACTCGGATTGGGAATCCACATAGTCATTCCCGGATGGAAAGCGGCTGGAGAGATTTACGTTCAATACGTTTTTTCAATTGTGATGGCAACGTACTTTACTCGCTTTCTCGTTTCCTATCTCTGGAGAAGTCAAGATGCTCTTGACCAGTTGAAAGAAGTATCTCGAAAGGATTTCCTAACGGGTTTGAAAAATACCCGTGCTTTTAATGAAGAGATGAACCGTATCTATGATCAGGCGAAAGCACAACGGGAACCGTTGTCTCTCCTCATCATCGACATTGATTATTTCAAGCAGATAAACGATACGTATGGCCATCCTGCTGGAGACGAAGTCCTCAAGCAAGTGGGTGACGTGTTCTTGCGGGCCTGTCGTTCAGTGGACATTGTCTGTCGCAACGGTGGAGAAGAGTTTTCCGTGATTTTGCCTGTCTGCGACCAAATACGTGCTAAGCAGGTGGCCGAACGTATCCGTTCTGCGGTAGAGACGAATATTTTCGTCGTCAACAACGACAAACCCATTCGCCTGACGGTTTCAATGGGCATTAGTACAGTGACCGCTTTTCATTCGACCTCAATCGATCGGATCACACAGTTCGCGGACGAAGGATTGTACATGGCAAAGCAGTCCGGGAGGAACCGTGTTTGCCTAAAGGAGGCCTTATAGGTCGAGTAATTAGGACCCACCCTGCCATGAACGCCTCACGACGCAATATGAGGATATCGCGGTCATTTGATTGGCAGTACAATCCTTACGGTTGTCCCTGTTCCAACTTGACTATCAATGTAGAATGAGCCCTGATGGTTTTCGATAATTCGCTTGCTGACCAAGAGACCCAGCCCCGTACCTGATTCCTTCGTCGTGAAAAATGGGTTACCCAGTTGCTTCAGTTTGTCCGGAGGAATCCCTTCGCCAGTGTCGCGGAATTGAATTTCCACAGAATCAACGAGCGTGCACAACTGAATCGTTAATGTACCTCCGAGCGGTGTGGCCTCAATGGCGTTCTTCGTAAGGTTGATAAACACCTGTTTCAATTGATTTTCGTTACAGACGATTTCTGGGACGTCTTCTTCGAATTGAGTTACGAGTTTGACATTTTGTAGATTTGCCTGAGCCTCCAGCAAATAGACAACCTCCACAAGGCTGGCTTGCAGGTTTGCTGGCTTATACTGTTTGACATTCGGCTTAGCGAGAACCAACAGCTCATTAACGATGTTTTCAACTCGGTTTAATTCACCATTTATCAGCTTACTGTACATGATTTGTTTCTCTGGAGGGGAACTCGGGAGGATTTGAACGAATCCCTTGATGGCTGTCAGTGGATTCCGAATTTCGTGGGCAATACCGGCTGCCAGTTCGCCGACGGCGACAAGTTTTTCCGAGTGCACTTGTCTTTCTTGAGCTTTACGGATCTCAGTGATGTCCTTTACGATACTGGATACACCGATGACTTTGCCGAAAGCATTTCTGAGAGGTGAGAACTTGATCATGGCTTCGAGAACGGATCCGTCTTTCCGAATCCGTGGTCCTGTAAACTCAACATACGGTGCCTGGCCCGATTTTACCATGTCGAAATACCGAAAGGCCGTGTCAACATGGTCTTTTGGGATGATCGGAATGATGGAACCATTGAGTTCTGCTTGGCTATAACCATACATTTTTGCAAACGCCGGATTGAACCTCTTAATACATGCGTTTAGGTCAAAGACGACCATGGGGTCGGTTGTGTGGTTAAACACCGACTCGAACAGTTCCTGCGAGTCAGTGACTGCCTCCAAAGCCCGCCTTTTTGCATAGCGCACGGCAGGGTTGAAATTTTCAGTAAATAATAGTGATGTCAAGCCTGTTATCAATAAGAACAGAAGAAAACGAATAGCGACAGGGACCTCCGGCCATTGCTTGCCATAGACACTGATGAGAAATGTATTCGTGGAAAACAGCCATAAAACACCGAAGGCAATATAACTGCTTGCGAGTAGAAACCGCTTTCGGGAGATGGGCTTCCTCTCAGATTTTACGGCATTTAACATAATTAGCGTTGTCCCCAATCACTGGATGATGTATAAAGTTCCTTTTCACTAGTAATGGTCGACCGCAAGCTAATACATACTTCTTCATCAGGCGTATATACCGCACGAGATACACTTCTAGAAAAGCATAAATGGTAAAAAAATAAAATACCCCAAATGTAATTTTTTGAATGTTTCCTCATCCTCCGTCAATCTGAAGTTACGTGTGACAAAAATCGATGTCTCCATTCGCCCTCGGGTTATACTCAAGTAGGGACGAGATTTGAATCATCTACGAGGAGGAGCGCTTGATATGGATGTAACGTCGCGACTCTATTATTTCGACAGCGACCTCCAAGTTTTCGAGGCAACTGTCGTGGACCAAAGACGACAGCCTGACGACCGATGGGGTGTCGTTCTCTCACAGACAGCATTTTATCCGACTTCAGGTGGACAGCCTCACGACTTGGGGACAATCAACGGAATGGAAGTCATTGATGTGTTTGTCGACGGTGAAGATGTTGTCCATGTCCTTCGCGAACCACTTGCAAAAGGAACACCGGTAGAAGGACGCATTGACTGGACACGCCGGTTTGATCACATGCAACAGCATTGCGGCCAGCACATTTTGTCGGCAGCGTTC
This is a stretch of genomic DNA from Alicyclobacillus dauci. It encodes these proteins:
- a CDS encoding GNAT family N-acetyltransferase, with amino-acid sequence MCNELMVFQKSKAYIKPELFDSMNFDTRMVPSMKSALHNYTVVVRDDDEIVGYVYSNVSPKEAYSNDFATFFDLSSVRRDNVGCLSQFYIREAYRQSGIGSVLFDMSMQWLKQFDDIEDYFIFVSNGNDNALEFYKRKGFMVSHDILDGFITVLRNNV
- a CDS encoding MFS transporter; the protein is MEESKVETSFTTPWRWLVLASIGVSYLLVFTQRTGPGVITDQLQAEFHVSAAILGTITSIQYLLYMLLQIPIGLYGDKSGPERMLTTGVLFDGVGTLVFASAHSFGWLLLGRAIVGLGDSLIWVNIVLILAKWFAKGRFAAVLAVVNTAGNLGALVTSIPLAAWIAYEGWHLPFTVIGFLLVVAGVLNFVVLIGAGPARRAAVELAGNIRVERLPVRRLLGDVVRDRIAWATFCCHFGAMGTYLAMVSMWVVPYFMEVYGVARAEAAWFTLIAFIGALVASPLMGWLSDKLRDRKRPYLITQVIGTIAWLSVVLFEGKPPLLVSGIVMFIVGFGCGSSLLTFATIRDHVPTERSGVTSGFANTGGFLSAVLLPVLFGAAIDALGGATGASPQALRHAYGLAFLLPTVFSAVGVMGSLFLPQGSRSRLAETKSAALG
- a CDS encoding diguanylate cyclase, with protein sequence MVLRDFFINFCILCTGIFLLYLLFRKIRHRVNSSSVSFKLATGLAQGLFGVLLMQFGIQFSKTVLIDLRSIPIMIAAQVGGPIPSIVAAVVITVFRFASYPYSTSALVNAAIVLIAGVSFGWVARASIRRQHKWWTMAAIFSVLLGLGIHIVIPGWKAAGEIYVQYVFSIVMATYFTRFLVSYLWRSQDALDQLKEVSRKDFLTGLKNTRAFNEEMNRIYDQAKAQREPLSLLIIDIDYFKQINDTYGHPAGDEVLKQVGDVFLRACRSVDIVCRNGGEEFSVILPVCDQIRAKQVAERIRSAVETNIFVVNNDKPIRLTVSMGISTVTAFHSTSIDRITQFADEGLYMAKQSGRNRVCLKEAL
- a CDS encoding ATP-binding protein yields the protein MLNAVKSERKPISRKRFLLASSYIAFGVLWLFSTNTFLISVYGKQWPEVPVAIRFLLFLLITGLTSLLFTENFNPAVRYAKRRALEAVTDSQELFESVFNHTTDPMVVFDLNACIKRFNPAFAKMYGYSQAELNGSIIPIIPKDHVDTAFRYFDMVKSGQAPYVEFTGPRIRKDGSVLEAMIKFSPLRNAFGKVIGVSSIVKDITEIRKAQERQVHSEKLVAVGELAAGIAHEIRNPLTAIKGFVQILPSSPPEKQIMYSKLINGELNRVENIVNELLVLAKPNVKQYKPANLQASLVEVVYLLEAQANLQNVKLVTQFEEDVPEIVCNENQLKQVFINLTKNAIEATPLGGTLTIQLCTLVDSVEIQFRDTGEGIPPDKLKQLGNPFFTTKESGTGLGLLVSKRIIENHQGSFYIDSQVGTGTTVRIVLPIK